The Pelagibacterium halotolerans B2 genome has a segment encoding these proteins:
- a CDS encoding LacI family DNA-binding transcriptional regulator, with the protein MSAVKPATIEDVALIAGVSIATVSRALNEPGKVADSTRRKVIEAVAQTGYTTNAMARNLRTRRSHMILILAPDVGDPNFSNILVGLETEASKRGYGVLIGNTQNDPVRETDYLRFISSNQADGIILLTGHLPFGLAENQPGVRLPPMVAINEPIPNSDIPFVGVDNVEGARVATDHLISQGHREIAFIGQSPGRTVAQLREHGFRTALAAAGISAEPSFILEADGTTESGRAAAERMFVRDRLPTAFFCVNDATALGVLIALTARGYELPYEFSVMGFDDISFASFVTPSLTTMKQPRLRIGEASMDLLLEMLEGETPARREILLRSELILRNSVALRRS; encoded by the coding sequence TTGAGCGCGGTCAAACCAGCAACGATCGAGGATGTGGCATTGATCGCCGGCGTTTCGATCGCCACGGTCTCACGCGCCCTCAACGAACCCGGCAAGGTCGCCGATTCCACGCGCCGAAAGGTTATCGAGGCGGTTGCCCAGACCGGCTACACGACCAACGCGATGGCGCGCAATCTGCGCACGCGGCGTTCGCACATGATCCTGATCCTGGCCCCCGACGTCGGCGACCCGAACTTTTCCAACATTCTCGTGGGCCTTGAAACCGAAGCGTCCAAGCGCGGCTATGGGGTTCTGATCGGCAACACGCAGAACGATCCCGTTCGGGAAACCGATTATCTGCGCTTCATCTCTTCCAACCAGGCCGACGGCATCATCCTGCTGACCGGTCACCTGCCCTTCGGCCTTGCCGAGAACCAGCCGGGCGTGCGGCTTCCGCCGATGGTTGCGATCAACGAGCCCATCCCCAATTCCGACATTCCTTTCGTCGGCGTCGACAATGTGGAAGGTGCCCGCGTCGCCACCGACCACCTCATCAGCCAGGGCCATCGCGAGATCGCCTTTATCGGCCAGTCCCCCGGCCGCACCGTCGCTCAATTGCGCGAGCACGGTTTTCGCACGGCACTTGCGGCGGCGGGGATTTCTGCCGAGCCCAGTTTCATACTCGAAGCGGACGGCACCACCGAAAGCGGCCGTGCCGCCGCCGAGCGCATGTTCGTTCGCGACCGGCTGCCCACCGCCTTTTTCTGCGTCAATGACGCCACCGCACTCGGCGTGCTCATCGCGCTCACCGCGAGGGGTTACGAATTGCCCTACGAATTCTCGGTCATGGGCTTTGACGACATTTCCTTTGCCAGCTTCGTCACCCCATCGCTGACAACGATGAAGCAGCCCCGCCTTCGAATCGGCGAGGCCAGCATGGATCTCCTTCTCGAAATGCTCGAAGGCGAAACGCCCGCCAGACGCGAAATCCTGCTGCGCTCCGAACTCATCCTGCGCAATTCGGTCGCCCTGCGACGCTCTTGA
- the otsB gene encoding trehalose-phosphatase yields the protein MQNAVSAILSASSGPVAIFTDFDGTLVEIASHPDAVLVPDDLPARLRSLYAALDGALAIVTGRTIDTIDGFLPAQAFSVAGSHGAEHRHNGQRQKPDAHLVNDAETITGRVSDTLLGQEGILVEPKPTGVAVHYRAAPAKGAMVRAALSRALDGFPDFHAIDGKKVVEARPTSANKGAALSQLMQVKPFASRMPVFIGDDVTDEDGFAAAERLGGFGIRIGQDAQTHAQFSLPDIASLYSYFDALIEREPNSTASDFAGQGIQESRIR from the coding sequence ATGCAAAACGCGGTTTCCGCTATCCTGTCCGCCAGTTCGGGCCCGGTAGCGATCTTTACCGATTTCGATGGCACGCTCGTCGAGATCGCCTCACATCCGGATGCAGTTCTCGTTCCCGACGACCTGCCCGCCCGGCTCCGTTCCCTTTACGCCGCCCTCGACGGTGCTCTTGCCATCGTGACGGGCCGCACGATCGATACGATCGACGGCTTTTTGCCCGCTCAAGCCTTTTCGGTTGCCGGCAGCCATGGCGCCGAACATCGTCACAACGGACAACGGCAAAAGCCTGACGCCCATCTTGTCAACGATGCCGAGACCATAACGGGCCGCGTTTCCGATACACTGCTTGGGCAAGAGGGCATCCTTGTCGAGCCCAAGCCCACAGGCGTTGCAGTCCATTACCGCGCAGCCCCGGCCAAGGGCGCTATGGTTCGCGCCGCCCTCTCCCGCGCGCTCGACGGATTTCCCGATTTCCACGCTATCGACGGCAAAAAGGTTGTAGAGGCACGCCCGACATCGGCCAACAAGGGCGCGGCTCTTTCCCAATTGATGCAGGTTAAGCCGTTTGCCAGTCGCATGCCGGTTTTCATCGGCGACGATGTGACCGACGAAGACGGGTTTGCCGCTGCCGAACGCCTCGGCGGATTCGGCATCAGGATCGGCCAGGATGCACAGACACACGCCCAGTTCTCCCTGCCCGACATTGCTTCGCTTTACAGCTATTTCGATGCCCTGATCGAGAGGGAACCAAACAGCACCGCATCCGATTTTGCGGGTCAAGGAATCCAGGAAAGCAGGATCAGATGA
- a CDS encoding alpha,alpha-trehalose-phosphate synthase (UDP-forming): protein MSRLIVVSNRIPGKTPAAGGLAVALKKTLSARDGFWFGWSGAFAETPSREAKFETIDGLQIGSIDLTKSDHQSYYAGFSNSILWPAFHLRLDLTDIHSHWYEGYRRVNVQFAEAIARHIKPDDIIWVHDYHLIPLATELRRRNIRNKIGFYLHIPFPTPDALNAIPHHEELLTDLLAYDLVGFQAQRDVAAFNEFIAHEEMYRQAGGTPFEIDLGNTVLEAFPIGSDPEAFSKLATSPNAQKMYKRVERSMNGRAMILGVDRLDYSKGLPQRVQAYEKLLENNANLRRAVHMIQIAPPSRDTIKEYQVISDELDTAVGRLTGRFAEPDWLPITYVKRAYSQASLAGLYRLARVGLVTPLRDGMNLVAHEYVGSQNPENPGVLVLSRFAGAAEIFHDALIINPFDTDETAEAMRQAIAMPLEERKQRWESLMTVAKTHNVDNWANSYLAALTGEEPPATDDDEPDGDPHQDARLLPRAGALGRPATMSLQQRAPRQSFLPWLRSVLSGT from the coding sequence ATGAGCCGTCTTATCGTCGTTTCAAACCGAATCCCCGGAAAGACGCCCGCTGCGGGTGGGCTTGCCGTCGCCTTGAAGAAAACGCTCTCCGCAAGAGACGGATTCTGGTTCGGATGGTCCGGAGCGTTCGCCGAAACGCCCAGCCGCGAGGCAAAATTCGAGACCATCGACGGGCTGCAGATCGGCTCGATCGACCTGACAAAATCCGATCACCAGAGCTATTACGCGGGCTTTTCCAATTCGATCCTCTGGCCGGCCTTCCATTTGCGGCTCGACCTGACCGATATCCATTCCCACTGGTACGAAGGCTATCGCCGCGTCAATGTGCAGTTCGCCGAGGCCATCGCCAGGCACATCAAGCCTGACGACATCATCTGGGTGCATGACTATCATTTGATCCCGCTGGCCACTGAACTGCGCCGGCGCAATATTCGCAACAAGATCGGGTTTTATCTCCACATCCCTTTCCCGACACCCGATGCACTCAATGCTATTCCCCACCATGAGGAACTCCTGACCGACCTCCTGGCCTATGATCTCGTCGGATTTCAGGCCCAGCGCGACGTTGCGGCCTTCAACGAATTCATTGCCCATGAGGAGATGTACCGCCAGGCCGGAGGCACGCCGTTCGAGATCGATCTCGGCAACACGGTCCTCGAAGCGTTCCCGATCGGATCGGACCCCGAAGCCTTCTCGAAACTGGCCACCAGCCCCAACGCCCAAAAGATGTACAAGCGCGTCGAGCGTTCCATGAACGGCCGCGCCATGATCCTGGGCGTCGACAGGCTCGACTATTCAAAGGGCCTGCCCCAGCGGGTCCAGGCATACGAGAAGCTGCTGGAAAACAACGCCAATCTCCGGCGCGCCGTCCACATGATCCAGATCGCCCCGCCATCGCGCGATACGATCAAGGAATATCAGGTGATTTCCGACGAGCTCGACACTGCAGTGGGCCGCTTGACCGGCCGGTTCGCCGAGCCCGATTGGCTACCAATAACCTATGTCAAACGTGCCTATTCCCAAGCCTCGCTGGCTGGCCTCTACCGCCTTGCCCGTGTCGGTCTGGTCACGCCTTTGCGTGACGGCATGAACCTGGTCGCGCACGAATATGTCGGCTCCCAGAACCCGGAAAACCCCGGCGTCCTCGTTCTCTCGCGCTTTGCCGGCGCGGCGGAAATCTTCCACGATGCCCTCATCATCAATCCCTTCGACACCGACGAAACCGCAGAGGCCATGCGCCAAGCGATTGCCATGCCGCTCGAGGAGCGTAAACAGCGCTGGGAAAGCCTGATGACCGTGGCGAAAACCCACAATGTCGACAACTGGGCCAACAGCTATCTGGCCGCGCTGACCGGCGAGGAGCCGCCCGCCACCGATGACGACGAGCCTGATGGCGATCCCCACCAGGACGCTCGCCTGCTTCCTCGCGCGGGTGCACTGGGCCGGCCCGCCACCATGTCGCTTCAGCAGCGTGCACCGCGTCAGTCTTTCCTGCCATGGCTGCGCTCGGTCCTTTCGGGGACATAG
- a CDS encoding sugar ABC transporter ATP-binding protein, translated as MADSASAPHILAANRVSKSFGEVPVLFSIDFDVREGEVHALIGENGAGKSTLIKILSGIEQPTSGTIVLDGEPIRLPSNGESESLGIVVIHQELNLAEHLTVAESIFLGREWTRYGFLRRSDMQAEAQRILDSLHVAIDPNARINTLSVADKQMVEIAKAISREARVLIMDEPTAVLTSAETDTFFEQVRRLKAKGVAIVFISHKLDEVMALSDRITVLRDGQLIATVETGDLTPDAIAEMMVGRELSNLYPPKHEPDVDAPVILDVEGLTAPGVRGVSFALRRGEILGFAGLIGSGRTAVMEAIVGLTEKTGGTVRLRGEPVAFSAIGQAIDAGLVYMTKDRKGKGLLLNVGLQQNLTLLTLKRHITNGFLNEASEVEAMERATRRFDIRARDASVRVGQLSGGNQQKLMLGKAMESEPEIVIIDEPTRGIDVGTKQQIYHIIAALAKEGKSIIVVSSEMQEVIGLSHRVVVMREGRRMGTLEGAEIKEGEIMRYAAGLKGESDDDRASA; from the coding sequence ATGGCCGATAGCGCCAGTGCGCCACATATTCTTGCAGCAAACAGGGTTTCCAAGAGCTTCGGCGAAGTGCCGGTGCTGTTCAGCATCGATTTCGACGTTCGTGAAGGCGAGGTTCACGCGCTGATCGGCGAGAACGGTGCGGGCAAGTCCACGCTTATCAAGATCCTGTCCGGCATAGAACAGCCGACCTCGGGCACTATCGTGCTCGATGGTGAGCCGATCCGGCTTCCCTCCAATGGAGAAAGCGAAAGCCTGGGGATCGTTGTTATTCATCAGGAGCTCAATCTCGCTGAACACCTTACGGTGGCCGAAAGCATTTTTCTGGGCCGGGAATGGACGCGGTACGGGTTTTTACGCCGTTCCGATATGCAGGCGGAGGCGCAGCGCATTCTCGACAGCCTGCATGTGGCCATCGACCCCAATGCGCGCATCAATACGCTTTCGGTTGCCGACAAGCAGATGGTGGAGATCGCCAAGGCGATCAGCCGCGAAGCGCGCGTGCTCATCATGGATGAGCCGACCGCTGTGCTGACCTCGGCCGAGACCGACACGTTTTTCGAACAGGTGCGGCGGCTCAAGGCCAAGGGCGTGGCCATCGTCTTCATCTCCCACAAGCTTGACGAGGTCATGGCCCTGTCCGACCGCATCACGGTGCTGCGGGACGGGCAATTGATCGCCACAGTGGAGACGGGGGACCTTACCCCCGATGCCATCGCCGAGATGATGGTGGGGCGCGAATTGTCCAACCTCTACCCGCCCAAGCATGAACCCGATGTCGATGCACCGGTTATCCTCGACGTGGAGGGCCTGACGGCCCCCGGCGTGCGCGGAGTGAGCTTTGCGCTGCGCCGCGGGGAGATCCTGGGATTTGCCGGGCTGATCGGATCGGGACGCACAGCCGTTATGGAGGCCATAGTCGGGCTGACGGAAAAGACAGGCGGCACGGTGCGGCTCAGAGGCGAGCCGGTGGCATTTTCGGCGATCGGCCAGGCGATCGATGCGGGGCTGGTCTATATGACCAAGGACCGCAAGGGAAAAGGGTTGCTGCTCAATGTCGGGCTGCAGCAGAACCTGACACTCCTGACGCTAAAACGGCATATCACGAACGGCTTTCTCAACGAGGCGAGCGAAGTGGAAGCCATGGAGCGGGCGACGCGCCGCTTCGATATCAGGGCGCGTGACGCTTCGGTTCGCGTCGGCCAGCTCTCGGGCGGCAATCAGCAGAAACTGATGTTGGGCAAGGCCATGGAGAGCGAACCGGAAATCGTCATCATCGACGAACCGACGCGCGGGATCGATGTCGGCACCAAACAGCAGATTTATCACATCATCGCCGCGCTCGCCAAAGAAGGCAAATCGATCATCGTGGTCTCGTCCGAGATGCAGGAAGTGATCGGGCTTTCGCACCGGGTGGTCGTGATGCGCGAAGGGCGCCGCATGGGCACACTCGAAGGTGCGGAAATCAAAGAGGGAGAAATCATGCGCTATGCCGCTGGGCTCAAAGGAGAATCGGACGATGACCGCGCAAGCGCATGA
- a CDS encoding ABC transporter permease, with translation MTAQAHEGVKPAKKRFRIDYHTFGPLVALIALCILGFALNPAFASEGNIANLLTRSAFIGIIAVGATFVITAGGIDLSVGSMAAVISGVMIIVMNAAIETLGTGIPTVLLGCAASVLLGLAAGFLNGFMTTKGKIEAFIVTLGTMGIFRSLVTYFADGGTLSLAFDIRDAYRPVYYGNVLGIPVPVLVFALVALLGWVLLNRTAFGRYCMAIGSNETVARYSAIKVDRVKTLTYVIQGLCVSIATIIYVPRLGSASSSTGVLWELEAIAAVIIGGTMLKGGYGRIGGTVIGAIMLTTIGNILNLTDIISNYLNGAVQGVIIIAAVWLQRGNLGHLNIFRKAKG, from the coding sequence ATGACCGCGCAAGCGCATGAGGGGGTAAAGCCGGCCAAAAAGCGGTTCAGGATCGACTATCACACCTTCGGGCCGCTCGTGGCGCTGATTGCGCTGTGCATATTGGGTTTCGCGCTCAATCCGGCGTTCGCTTCGGAGGGCAATATTGCCAACCTCCTGACGCGCTCGGCCTTTATCGGCATTATAGCAGTCGGAGCGACCTTCGTTATCACCGCGGGCGGGATCGATCTTTCGGTCGGGTCGATGGCGGCAGTGATTTCGGGCGTGATGATCATCGTGATGAACGCCGCGATAGAGACGCTCGGCACCGGCATACCGACGGTTCTGCTCGGTTGCGCGGCCTCGGTGCTGCTGGGGCTGGCTGCCGGCTTTCTCAACGGCTTCATGACGACCAAGGGCAAGATCGAAGCGTTTATCGTAACGCTCGGCACGATGGGCATATTCCGTTCGCTGGTCACCTATTTCGCCGATGGCGGAACGCTTTCACTGGCCTTTGACATTCGCGATGCCTATCGCCCGGTTTATTACGGCAATGTGCTGGGCATTCCCGTTCCTGTGCTGGTGTTCGCGCTGGTTGCGCTGCTGGGCTGGGTGCTGCTCAACCGCACGGCGTTCGGGCGCTATTGCATGGCCATCGGATCCAACGAAACCGTGGCGCGCTATTCGGCGATCAAGGTGGATCGGGTCAAGACGCTGACCTATGTCATCCAGGGGCTTTGCGTTTCCATCGCCACGATCATCTATGTTCCGCGCCTTGGCTCGGCTTCGTCCTCGACCGGGGTGCTCTGGGAGCTTGAAGCGATCGCCGCGGTTATCATCGGCGGCACCATGCTCAAGGGCGGATACGGCCGGATCGGGGGCACCGTGATCGGAGCGATCATGCTCACGACGATCGGCAATATTTTGAACCTGACCGACATCATCTCGAACTACCTCAACGGTGCGGTACAGGGCGTCATCATCATCGCCGCCGTCTGGCTGCAGCGCGGCAATCTTGGCCATCTCAACATCTTCAGGAAGGCCAAGGGCTAA
- a CDS encoding substrate-binding domain-containing protein: MRTLKLIAGAALCSVALGVTAAAAQEITIGVSIPAATHGWAGGLNWHAEQAMARIEEANPDIDIVLIAADGPAQQANDLEDLISIHQIDALVVLPFESEPLTDPVRMVKESGVFVTVVDRGLSQEGIEDVYVAGNNTALGTVSGEYFLSRLGEGDNIVILRGIPTVIDDERFNAFMETIEGSGINVLDNQYANWNRDDGFEVMQDFLSRFPDIDGVWAQDDDIALGVIEAVRQAGREDELFIVGGAGMKEIIQMVMEGSELVPVDVLYPPAMIATAMDVTVSHFTSNGPVSGEYILGAPLITPENAEDYYFPDSTF; the protein is encoded by the coding sequence ATGCGAACACTCAAGCTTATCGCCGGCGCTGCCCTGTGCAGTGTTGCGCTGGGGGTGACCGCCGCGGCGGCACAGGAGATCACGATCGGCGTTTCCATTCCGGCGGCAACGCATGGCTGGGCCGGCGGGCTCAACTGGCACGCCGAACAGGCCATGGCCCGGATCGAGGAAGCCAATCCCGATATCGACATCGTGCTGATCGCCGCGGACGGCCCGGCACAGCAGGCCAACGATCTCGAGGATCTCATCTCGATCCACCAGATCGACGCTCTGGTCGTATTGCCGTTCGAGTCCGAGCCGCTCACCGATCCGGTGCGCATGGTCAAGGAGTCGGGCGTATTTGTAACGGTCGTCGATCGCGGGCTGTCCCAGGAAGGGATCGAAGACGTTTATGTCGCCGGCAACAACACGGCGCTGGGAACGGTTTCGGGGGAATACTTCCTCTCCCGGCTCGGCGAGGGTGACAACATCGTCATCCTGCGCGGCATCCCGACGGTGATCGACGACGAGCGCTTCAACGCCTTCATGGAAACCATCGAAGGGTCCGGCATCAACGTTCTGGACAATCAGTATGCCAACTGGAACCGCGATGACGGGTTCGAGGTTATGCAGGATTTCCTCTCGCGCTTCCCCGACATCGATGGCGTCTGGGCGCAGGACGACGACATCGCGCTCGGCGTTATCGAAGCCGTGCGTCAGGCGGGCCGCGAGGACGAGTTGTTCATCGTCGGCGGCGCGGGGATGAAGGAAATCATCCAGATGGTCATGGAAGGCTCCGAACTGGTGCCCGTCGACGTGCTCTATCCGCCCGCGATGATCGCCACCGCCATGGACGTGACCGTCAGTCACTTCACATCGAACGGTCCGGTTTCAGGCGAATATATCCTCGGCGCGCCGCTGATCACGCCTGAAAACGCGGAAGATTACTACTTCCCGGATTCGACATTCTGA
- a CDS encoding ABC transporter ATP-binding protein — MMTASGPEPLLTLKGLTKSFGSFKANDSVDLEIYPGEIHALLGENGAGKSTFVKMLYGALQPDSGEIVWRGKPVSIPSPAFARQLGVGMVFQHFSLFEALTVAENVAVALPGDAPIRTVATDVEKVSREYGLPLKPHAYVHDLSVGERQRIEIVRCLLGHPDLVIMDEPTSVLTPQEVDDLFAVLRKLRDEGKAILYISHKLEEVRALCERATILRHGKVVGTCIPRDETAASIARMMVGADIHQIRPAKARAKSTEPLLSIASLSMDSREVFGTPLRDISLDLFPGEIVGIAGIAGNGQSELFDVLSGERLAGRPEQVTLFGQPVGHDDISSRRARGAVFVSEERLGHATVPSLSLSENVILTRYRVNRGLKSGLFINRGKAKSLLESIVEALDVRKSAADPAAQSLSGGNLQKFIIGREVLEDPKVIIVNQPTWGVDAGSAARIRQTLVDLAEGGAAILVISQDLDELFEFTDRLAAIAEGRLSDFAPVAQTDRNAIGLKMSGIFEGQTA; from the coding sequence ATGATGACAGCAAGCGGCCCCGAACCACTGCTGACCCTTAAAGGTCTCACCAAATCCTTCGGGAGCTTCAAGGCCAACGATTCCGTCGATCTCGAAATTTATCCCGGCGAAATCCACGCTCTCCTAGGTGAGAATGGTGCCGGCAAATCGACCTTCGTCAAAATGCTCTATGGCGCGCTCCAGCCCGATTCCGGCGAAATCGTGTGGCGGGGCAAGCCCGTTTCCATTCCCAGTCCCGCCTTCGCCCGCCAGCTTGGCGTGGGCATGGTGTTCCAGCATTTCTCGCTCTTTGAAGCGCTCACGGTTGCCGAAAACGTCGCTGTCGCCCTGCCCGGCGATGCCCCGATCAGGACCGTAGCCACTGACGTCGAAAAGGTCTCGAGGGAATACGGCCTGCCGCTCAAACCGCACGCCTATGTACACGACCTTTCGGTCGGCGAGCGCCAGCGCATCGAGATCGTGCGCTGCCTTCTGGGCCATCCCGACCTCGTCATCATGGACGAGCCGACCTCGGTGCTCACCCCTCAGGAGGTCGATGACCTTTTTGCCGTGCTGCGCAAGCTGCGCGACGAGGGCAAGGCCATTCTCTACATCTCGCACAAACTCGAGGAAGTCCGGGCTCTTTGCGAGCGCGCCACCATATTGCGGCACGGCAAGGTTGTGGGCACCTGCATCCCGCGCGATGAAACCGCGGCCTCGATCGCCCGCATGATGGTCGGTGCCGATATCCACCAGATCCGGCCCGCCAAAGCCCGCGCCAAAAGCACCGAGCCACTCCTCTCCATAGCCAGCCTCTCCATGGATTCGCGCGAGGTGTTCGGTACACCTCTGCGGGACATTTCGCTCGATCTGTTTCCCGGCGAGATTGTCGGCATCGCCGGAATTGCCGGCAACGGCCAGTCGGAACTTTTCGATGTGCTGTCGGGCGAACGCCTTGCCGGAAGGCCCGAACAGGTAACGCTTTTCGGCCAGCCCGTGGGCCATGACGACATTTCGTCCCGCCGCGCCAGGGGCGCGGTTTTTGTCTCCGAGGAACGGCTGGGCCATGCCACCGTGCCCTCCCTCTCGCTGAGCGAAAACGTTATCCTGACCCGCTACAGGGTCAATCGGGGGCTCAAATCGGGGCTGTTCATCAACCGCGGCAAGGCCAAGAGCCTGCTCGAAAGCATCGTGGAAGCACTCGACGTGCGCAAAAGCGCCGCCGATCCCGCAGCGCAATCGCTTTCAGGCGGCAATCTCCAGAAATTCATCATCGGGCGCGAAGTGCTCGAAGATCCCAAGGTGATCATCGTCAACCAGCCCACCTGGGGTGTCGATGCCGGATCGGCGGCGCGCATCCGCCAGACCTTGGTCGATCTCGCTGAAGGCGGCGCGGCCATTCTGGTCATCAGCCAGGACCTTGACGAACTTTTCGAATTCACCGACCGTCTCGCCGCCATCGCCGAGGGCCGCCTCTCCGATTTCGCCCCGGTTGCCCAGACGGACCGCAACGCCATCGGGCTCAAAATGTCGGGCATTTTCGAGGGACAGACCGCATGA
- a CDS encoding ABC transporter permease yields the protein MLESILLTIATAATPLLLAAIGELVVERSGTLNLGVEGMMVMGAVGGFVGMILTGNPFIGALVGVLFGTILSLLFAFLALTLATNQYATGLALTILGLGLSGLIGEPYVGRSAVRMPVLDIPVLSDIPIVGRLLFGQDVIFYISIALVIGVAWFLFRTKQGLTLRSIGDNPQSAHALGIKVIRYRYLAVLFGGACAGLAGAHLSLVYTPQWTENMSAGRGWIALALVVFASWRPARVLAGAYLFGAVSIGQLHAQALGIGIPSQVLSALPYLATVLVLVLISQNRRLTLINTPASLGKSFVPDR from the coding sequence ATGCTTGAATCGATCCTCCTCACCATCGCCACCGCCGCAACCCCGCTCTTGTTGGCCGCCATCGGCGAACTTGTCGTCGAACGCTCGGGCACCCTCAATCTCGGCGTCGAGGGGATGATGGTCATGGGCGCCGTCGGCGGTTTTGTCGGCATGATCCTCACCGGCAACCCGTTCATCGGCGCACTGGTCGGCGTGCTGTTCGGCACCATCCTCTCGCTGCTCTTTGCGTTTCTGGCGCTCACGCTGGCCACAAACCAATATGCAACCGGCCTTGCCCTCACCATTCTGGGCCTTGGCTTGTCCGGGTTGATCGGAGAACCCTATGTCGGCCGTTCGGCCGTCCGCATGCCGGTTCTCGATATCCCCGTTCTCTCCGATATTCCCATTGTCGGACGTTTGCTGTTCGGTCAGGACGTCATCTTCTATATTTCCATAGCCCTGGTCATCGGCGTTGCCTGGTTCCTGTTCAGGACCAAACAGGGCCTCACCCTGCGCTCGATCGGTGATAATCCGCAATCGGCCCACGCGCTCGGCATCAAGGTCATCCGCTATCGCTATCTGGCCGTCCTGTTCGGCGGCGCCTGTGCAGGCTTGGCCGGGGCGCATCTCTCACTCGTTTATACCCCGCAATGGACCGAGAACATGTCGGCCGGACGCGGCTGGATCGCACTGGCTCTGGTGGTTTTCGCTTCATGGCGACCGGCCCGTGTGCTCGCCGGCGCCTATCTTTTCGGAGCGGTTTCAATCGGCCAATTGCACGCCCAGGCACTGGGGATCGGCATTCCGTCCCAGGTCCTCTCGGCGCTCCCCTATCTCGCCACCGTCCTGGTACTGGTGCTCATTTCCCAGAACCGGCGGCTGACGCTGATCAACACCCCGGCCTCGCTCGGCAAGAGCTTCGTGCCGGATCGCTAA
- a CDS encoding ABC transporter permease → MRLELIKRGNPSRALQFLSPLIGLALAVLTGAIMFAILGKDPLAALYVYFVEPLTELWSIHELLIKAAPLILMGAGLSVCYLSNNWNIGAEGQFIMGALAGSIFPVLFTDVQSPFVLPLMMVFAIVGGALWAGIPALLKAKFNTNEILVSLMLVYVAELILDYLVRGPWRNPGGMNFPESVRFHDLARIPELMPADGRANWGIVIAILVAIAIWVMLSRTLKGFEVKVLGTSPRAGKFAGFDAKKMIFFSFLLAGGCAGLAGIIEVAGASAQLRPIISPGYGFTAIIVAFLGRLNPLGVIVAGLVLALTYLGGEAAQISLGLSDKVARVFQGALLLYILACDTLIHYRIRFARAPKASGSAVDA, encoded by the coding sequence ATGAGGCTTGAACTGATCAAGCGCGGCAACCCCTCCCGCGCCCTGCAATTTCTCTCCCCGCTGATCGGCCTTGCGCTGGCGGTACTCACTGGCGCGATCATGTTCGCCATTCTGGGCAAAGACCCGCTGGCGGCGCTCTATGTCTATTTCGTCGAGCCGCTGACCGAGCTGTGGTCCATCCACGAACTGCTCATCAAGGCCGCGCCGCTGATCCTCATGGGGGCCGGGCTTTCGGTCTGCTACCTCTCCAACAACTGGAACATCGGGGCCGAGGGCCAGTTCATCATGGGTGCCCTGGCCGGGTCGATCTTCCCGGTCCTGTTCACCGACGTCCAGAGCCCTTTTGTCCTGCCCCTGATGATGGTGTTCGCCATTGTCGGCGGCGCTCTGTGGGCCGGCATCCCGGCCCTGCTCAAGGCGAAATTCAACACCAACGAAATCCTCGTCAGCCTGATGCTCGTCTATGTAGCCGAGCTGATCCTCGATTATCTGGTGCGCGGCCCCTGGCGAAATCCGGGCGGCATGAATTTCCCCGAGTCGGTGCGCTTCCATGACCTCGCCCGCATCCCCGAGCTGATGCCCGCCGATGGCCGCGCCAATTGGGGTATCGTTATCGCGATCCTCGTTGCCATCGCCATCTGGGTCATGCTCTCGCGCACGCTGAAGGGCTTTGAAGTCAAGGTGCTCGGCACCAGCCCGCGCGCCGGTAAATTCGCCGGGTTCGACGCCAAAAAGATGATCTTTTTTTCCTTCCTTCTGGCCGGCGGCTGTGCCGGACTGGCCGGCATCATCGAGGTGGCCGGCGCTTCGGCACAGCTTCGCCCGATCATTTCACCGGGCTACGGCTTCACCGCCATCATCGTGGCGTTCCTGGGCCGCCTCAATCCGCTCGGGGTCATCGTTGCCGGGCTGGTCCTGGCGCTCACCTATCTCGGCGGGGAAGCCGCGCAAATCTCGCTTGGGCTCTCCGACAAGGTCGCCCGCGTCTTTCAGGGCGCATTGCTGCTCTATATCCTGGCGTGCGACACGCTGATCCACTACCGCATCCGTTTTGCCCGCGCGCCAAAGGCATCGGGGAGCGCCGTCGATGCTTGA